The Equus asinus isolate D_3611 breed Donkey chromosome 22, EquAss-T2T_v2, whole genome shotgun sequence genome has a segment encoding these proteins:
- the NACA gene encoding nascent polypeptide-associated complex subunit alpha isoform X3 has translation MPGEATETVPATEQELPQPQAETGSGTESDSDESVPELEEQDSTQATTQQAQLAAAAEIDEEPVSKAKQSRSEKKARKAMSKLGLRQVTGVTRVTIRKSKNILFVITKPDVYKSPASDTYIVFGEAKIEDLSQQAQLAAAEKFKVQGEAVSNIQENTQTPTVQEESEEEEVDETGVEVKDIELVMSQANVSRAKAVRALKNNSNDIVNAIMVSVHSFIP, from the exons ATGCCCGGTGAAGCCACAGAAACCGTCCCTGCTACAGAGCAGGAGTTGCCACAGCCCCAGGCTGAGACAG GGTCTGGAACAGAATCTGACAGTGATGAATCAGTACCAGAGCTCGAGGAACAGGATTCCACACAGGCAACCACACAACAAGCCCAG CTGGCAGCAGCAGCTGAAATCGATGAAGAACCAGTCAGTAAAGCAAAACAGAGCCGGAGTGAAAAGAAGGCACGGAAG GCTATGTCAAAACTGGGTCTTAGACAGGTTACAGGAGTTACTAGAGTCACTATCCGGAAATCTAAGAATATCCTCTTTGTCATCACAAAACCAGACGTCTACAAGAGTCCAGCTTCAGATACCTACATAGTTTTTGGGGAAGCCAAG ATCGAGGATTTATCTCAGCAAGCACAGCTAGCAGCTGCTGAGAAATTCAAAGTTCAAGGTGAGGCTGTTTCAAACATTCAAGAAAACACACAGACTCCAACTGTACAAGAGGAGAGTGAAGAAGAAGAG GTTGATGAAACGGGTGTGGAAGTTAAGGACATAGAATTGGTCATGTCACAAGCAAATGTGTCAAGAGCAAAGGCAGTCCGAGCCTTGAAGAACAACAGTAATGATATTGTAAATGCTATTATGGTAAGCGTCCACTCCTTTATTCCTTGA
- the NACA gene encoding nascent polypeptide-associated complex subunit alpha isoform X1 produces the protein MPGEATETVPATEQELPQPQAETAVRSLSSALSVTAALGQPDPALPPPSSLAPQHCPLATPNQPPPFLSPSAVASTPFEAPFPQSSSGIALPLGSAPSLPDTPAFLPNLMGPPISPAALALASPMITPTLKGAHSSSAPLALVALAPHSVQKSYPPNPLSAPPSVAEAQSGSVRSLPAPIASPEPQTSPIQAPSEVVPGPKGTPIPTGIVSAVPSHFITPLASVQSGVASCPQTLPPTPLTITSSQVKGIPVSSARTSPQNSQSLSLKGPLSPPAALSLPTETIPVTPNVPPVFLTSLGSNLAPLHQSSLGSPAHPSSQTGPNVLSDPIVHTISGDHSSIGVSYPSQRSVIPPLPSRSEVVPAAVADFPTGAPAPPLALSVDKGPSTITCIASCSPSGSSHLAPSSPLSPTAPLILKGSPNATHHQPLVAQFPAASPGSPGLKEAPVSSVGTTPLVMTNLSTISTTSTTFEVATCVSPVSSGPISKDSSSPPVLGMAPVAPEELPTPQVTTTLGIPVSPLPASEDPKNLSASVLVKSPTQQDLQIVPASPVGAPVSPAQAGLPTKKDPTLLPLALAAPKSSPSPQSTSSSLEMALSPEATLAKKSLVEPLPVVKPASATPSPLGVSSLTSIIKTDPYASTDPTGLPLKSSLTTPPVATFPLGIAATTEVAPTSAKVTSTPTTTASPFLEGGISLAPKSHPAKKGTSAVTTLPLVPPTSESCSVAPPVTLSLQNDSASPATLSLAPEIPKSDPCPSLPPAGAPPQGAKKVHGISHTSALAPVASSPEGCPTEDLGASVTASPKGPYLADSPSPLGTSVSPQTTRPPTKEGSATSATPLTLDPSLSKCVLAIPDTSAGNLSSSVSPTDDSFLPEANLSFQVPKGSLAKKHSPTPLSPKAGIATPSPKETPTPLAITPSSPKGVPATPSWKDSTAAPPPKGAPTPPAVAPTSPKGGPATPSPKETPTPPAVAPPSSKEAPVTPSPKRAPTSPVLPPPSGKGGPATPPPEETPATPSPKGAPTPSALIPPSPKGASAIPSLKETSTPPAMTTSSPKEAPGTPSPKKSRAPPPPRGASTPPAVTPSSPKGVPATSSPKETLPPSAATPSSPKGAPASPSPEEALTPPSLTGGPAAAVGKEPSATLSPKRALTTPAPKGTSATPPSKGAPATPAPKGASATPAPKGPSATPPPKGAPATPAPKGAPAPKEPSATLPPKGAPATPAPKEPSATPPPKGAPAPKEPSATPPPKGAPAPKGAPATPAPKEPSAIPPPKGASATPAPKEPSATPPPKGASATPAPKEPSATPPPKGASATPAPKEPSATPPPKGAPATPAPKGASATPTPKGPSATPPPKGAPATPAPKGAPATPTPKEPSAIPPPKGASATPAPKEPSATPPPKGASATPTPKEPSAIPPPKGAPATPTPKEPSATPPPKGASATPAPKEPSATPPPKGAPATPAHKGASATQAPKEPSATPPPKGAPATSAPKEPSATPCPKGATATPAPRGAPATPAPQEPSATPPPKGASATPSSKGAPTPSAVIPPSPKESPTHKGTSATSPTKRAPATLSPKGGPSPPVVIPPSPKETPNSPVSVTCPLESIAPQASKGSPKKKGPTALKADVAPAPESVPVITAPTQKDPPAKKSSATLPTVCPDPSAKNGTKGPLSTVAPAPLLTVSTQKGSSPKTPKALPISPLKGKDSVHSPKGPLAPPPESETSTPLAAAASEKVLPKAGSASVSPAPTPSVSLPLAPSPVPPLLPKQPFLPSSPGLVLESPRKPSAPADEDELPPLIPPEPISGGVPFQSVLVNMPTPKPAGIPAPAPSAKQPVLKNNKGSGTESDSDESVPELEEQDSTQATTQQAQLAAAAEIDEEPVSKAKQSRSEKKARKAMSKLGLRQVTGVTRVTIRKSKNILFVITKPDVYKSPASDTYIVFGEAKIEDLSQQAQLAAAEKFKVQGEAVSNIQENTQTPTVQEESEEEEVDETGVEVKDIELVMSQANVSRAKAVRALKNNSNDIVNAIMELTM, from the exons ATGCCCGGTGAAGCCACAGAAACCGTCCCTGCTACAGAGCAGGAGTTGCCACAGCCCCAGGCTGAGACAG CTGTGCGTTCTCTGTCTTCAGCTTTGAGTGTCACTGCTGCCTTAGGGCAGCCTGaccctgcccttccccctccaTCCTCCCTGGCCCCCCAACACTGCCCTCTGGCAACCCCTAACCAGCCTccccccttcctttctccctctgctgtTGCCTCCACCCCTTTTGAAGCTCCTTTTCCCCAGTCATCCTCTGGGATAGCCCTGCCTTTGGGAtctgccccttccctccctgACACCCCAGCTTTCCTGCCAAACCTAATGGGGCCTCCCATCTCCCCAGCTGCCTTAGCTCTGGCCTCTCCCATGATTACTCCAACTCTGAAAGGTGCGCATTCCTCTTCAGCTCCCTTGGCTCTTGTGGCCTTGGCTCCCCACTCAGTGCAGAAGAGTTATCCACCTAATCCTCTTAGTGCACCTCCTTCAGTTGCTGAGGCTCAGTCAGGGTCAGTGAGATCTCTGCCAGCTCCCATTGCCTCCCCAGAACCACAGACCTCTCCTATTCAAGCTCCCTCTGAAGTAGTCCCTGGTCCAAAAGGTACTCCCATTCCTACAGGTATAGTCAGTGCTGTTCCTTCCCATTTTATAACTCCATTGGCCTCTGTTCAATCTGGAGTAGCCTCGTGTCCTCAAACACTACCTCCCACTCCCCTAACCATCACTTCCTCTCAGGTCAAAGGCATCCCTGTTTCCTCAGCTCGGACTTCTCCACAAAACTCTCAAAGCCTCAGCCTAAAGGGACCACTTAGTCCACCTGCTGCCTTATCTCTTCCAACTGAGACTATTCCTGTGACTCCCAACGTTCCCCCAGTTTTCCTCACTTCTTTGGGCTCTAATCTTGCACCTTTACATCAGAGTTCTCTTGGTTCTCCTGCCCACCCTTCAAGTCAAACAGGCCCTAATGTTCTGTCAGATCCTATAGTGCATACCATTTCTGGAGATCATTCTTCTATCGGGGTCTCTTACCCTTCTCAGAGGTCTGTaattcctccccttccttccagaAGTGAGGTGGTTCCCGCTGCTGTGGCTGATTTTCCAACAGGGGCTCCAGCTCCCCCTCTGGCTCTGTCTGTTGACAAAGGCCCCTCTACCATCACGTGCATAGCTTCCTGCAGCCCTTCTGGCTCCTCACATTTAGCTCCATCTTCTCCATTATCTCCTACAGCCCCTCTCATTCTCAAAGGCTCTCCTAATGCCACTCATCATCagcctttggtggcccagtttcctgctgcttctccagggAGTCCAGGCTTGAAAGAAGCTCCTGTTTCTTCTGTTGGAACCACCCCACTTGTGATGACTAACCTCTCTACAATTTCTACAACATCTACTACCTTTGAGGTAGCTACTTGTGTGTCTCCAGTTTCATCAGGTCCTATAAGTAAGGATTCATCTTCCCCTCCTGTCTTGGGTATGGCGCCTGTGGCTCCCGAAGAGCTTCCTACTCCTCAAGTAACAACCACTCTAGGGATACCAGTCTCTCCTTTGCCAGCCTCTGAGGACCCCAAAAATCTTTCTGCTTCAGTACTAGTAAAGTCTCCAACACAGCAAGATCTCCAGATTGTACCTGCCTCTCCTGTAGGAGCCCCTGTTTCACCAGCCCAGGCAGGACTCCCTACCAAGAAAGATCCTACTCTACTACCACTGGCCCTGGCAGCACCTAAAAGTTCCCCCTCTCCCCAAAGTACATCTTCTTCTCTGGAGATGGCTCTTTCTCCTGAAGCCACCTTAGCAAAGAAAAGCCTTGTAGAGCCTCTCCCTGTGGTTAAGCCAGCCAGTGCTACTCCCTCTCCTCTGGGTGTTAGCTCCTTAACTTCTATAATCAAGACAGATCCTTATGCAAGCACAGACCCCACTGGTCTGCCTCTCAAAAGTTCTCTCACTACCCCACCTGTAGCTACATTTCCTTTGGGAATTGCTGCCACCACTGAGGTGGCTCCTACATCTGCCAAAGTTACTTCCACTCCTACAACTACAGCCAGCCCTTTTCTAGAAGGAGGTATCTCTTTAGCTCCTAAAAGCCACCCAGCCAAGAAGGGTACTTCTGCTGTTACTACTTTACCTTTGGTTCCTCCAACCTCTGAAAGTTGCTCTGTGGCTCCACCTGTGACTTTATCCCTCCAGAATGATTCTGCTTCTCCAGCCACTCTGTCACTGGCCCCTGAAATTCCCAAGTCTGACCCTTGTCCCTCTCTTCCCCCAGCTGGTGCTCCTCCTCAAGGTGCAAAGAAAGTTCATGGTATCTCTCATACCTCAGCTTTGGCACCTGTGGCTTCCTCTCCTGAAGGGTGCCCAACTGAGGACCTTGGTGCTTCTGTTACTGCATCTCCCAAAGGACCTTACTTAGCTGACTCCCCATCTCCTTTAGGGACTAGTGTGTCTCCTCAGACTACAAGACCTCCAACCAAGGAAGGTTCAGCTACTTCTGCTACTCCCTTAACTCTTGATCCTTCTCTTTCTAAATGTGTACTTGCTATCCCTGATACTTCTGCTGGAAATCTCTCATCATCTGTTTCTCCAACTGATGATTCCTTTCTTCCAGAGGCCAATCTTTCTTTTCAAGTCCCTAAAGGATCACTAGCCAAGAAGCATTCCCCTACTCCTCTTTCCCCCAAAGCGGGGATAGCAACCCCATCCCCTAAAGAGACCCCCACTCCCCTAGCTATAACTCCTTCTTCACCCAAAGGAGTCCCAGCAACTCCATCCTGGAAAGACTCTACAGCTGCCCCACCTCCCAAGGgggcccccacccccccagctgTGGCTCCTACCTCCCCCAAAGGGGGCCCAGCAACTCCATCCCCTAAAGAGACTCCCACTCCCCCAGCTGTGGCTCCTCCCTCCTCTAAAGAGGCCCCAGTCACCCCATCCCCTAAAAGAGCCCCCACTTCCCCAGTTTTGCCTCCTCCGTCTGGAAAAGGGGGCCCAGCAACCCCACCCCCTGAAGAGACCCCGGCTACCCCATCTCCCAAAGGAGCCCCTACTCCCTCAGCTCTGATTCCTCCCTCTCCCAAAGGGGCCTCAGCAATTCCATCTCTCAAAGAGACCTCCACTCCCCCAGCTATGACTACTTCCTCCCCCAAAGAAGCCCCAGGAACCCCATCCCCTAAAAAGTCCcgggctcccccaccccccagaggGGCCTCCACTCCCCCTGCTGTAACTCCTTCCTCCCCCAAAGGGGTCCCAGCAACTTCATCTCCCAAAGagaccctccctccctcagctgcAACTCCTTCTTCCCCCAAAGGGGCCCCAGCTTCTCCATCCCCTGAAGAGGCCctgactcctccctccctcacagggGGCCCAGCAGCTGCAGTTGGCAAAGAGCCCTCAGCTACCCTATCTCCCAAACGGGCTCTAACAACCCCAGCCCCCAAAGGGACCTCAGCTACCCCACCTTCCAAAGGAGCCCCAGCAACTCCAGCCCCCAAAGGGGCCTCAGCAACTCCAGCCCCCAAAGGGCCCTCAGCTACCCCACCTCCCAAAGGGGCCCCAGCAACTCCAGCCCCCAAAGGGGCCCCCGCCCCCAAAGAGCCCTCAGCTACCCTGCCTCCCAAAGGGGCCCCAGCAACCCCAGCCCCCAAAGAGCCCTCAGCTACCCCACCTCCCAAAGGGGCCCCAGCCCCCAAAGAGCCCTCAGCAACCCCACCTCCCAAAGGGGCCCCAGCCCCCAAAGGGGCCCCAGCCACCCCAGCCCCCAAAGAGCCCTCAGCTATCCCACCTCCCAAAGGGGCCTCAGCAACCCCAGCCCCCAAAGAGCCCTCAGCGACCCCACCTCCCAAAGGGGCCTCAGCAACTCCGGCCCCCAAAGAGCCCTCAGCTACCCCACCTCCCAAAGGGGCCTCAGCAACTCCGGCCCCCAAAGAGCCCTCAGCTACCCCACCTCCCAAAGGGGCCCCAGCAACTCCAGCCCCCAAAGGGGCCTCAGCAACTCCAACCCCCAAAGGGCCCTCAGCTACCCCACCTCCCAAAGGGGCCCCAGCAACTCCGGCCCCCAAAGGGGCCCCAGCAACTCCAACCCCCAAAGAGCCCTCAGCTATCCCACCTCCCAAAGGGGCCTCAGCAACCCCAGCCCCCAAAGAGCCCTCAGCGACCCCGCCTCCCAAAGGGGCCTCAGCAACTCCAACCCCCAAAGAGCCCTCAGCTATCCCACCTCCCAAAGGGGCCCCAGCAACTCCAACCCCCAAAGAGCCCTCAGCTACCCCACCTCCCAAAGGGGCCTCAGCAACCCCAGCCCCCAAAGAGCCCTCAGCGACCCCGCCTCCCAAAGGGGCCCCAGCAACTCCAGCCCACAAAGGGGCCTCAGCAACTCAAGCCCCCAAAGAGCCCTCAGCAACCCCACCTCCCAAAGGGGCCCCAGCAACCTCAGCCCCCAAAGAGCCCTCGGCGACCCCATGTCCCAAAGGAGCCACAGCAACTCCAGCCCCCAGAGGGGCCCCAGCAACCCCAGCCCCCCAAGAGCCCTCAGCTACCCCACCTCCCAAAGGGGCCTCAGCGACTCCATCCTCCAAAGGGGCCCCTACTCCCTCAGCTGtgatccctccctcccccaaagagTCCCCAACCCACAAAGGAACCTCAGCAACTTCACCCACCAAAAGAGCCCCAGCTACCCTATCCCCCAAAGGGGGCCCCTCTCCCCCTGTTGTGATTCCTCCTTCTCCCAAAGAGACTCCCAATTCCCCAGTTTCAGTCACATGTCCCTTGGAGTCCATTGCCCCTCAGGCATCTAAAGGGTCCCCGAAGAAGAAAGGCCCCACAGCTCTCAAAGCAGATGTTGCCCCAGCTCCAGAAAGTGTACCAGTCATCACAGCTCCCACTCAGAAAGATCCACCAGCCAAGAAGAGTTCTGCTACtttacctactgtgtgcccagatCCCTCAGCTAAGAATGGTACTAAAGGACCCCTTTCTACAGTAGCTCCAGCCCCTCTGCTGACGGTCTCCACTCAGAAAGGCTCTTCTCCAAAGACTCCAAAAGCCCTCCCTATTTCTCCCTTAAAAGGCAAAGATTCTGTCCATTCCCCAAAGGGCCCCTTAGCTCCTCCTCCTGAGTCTGAGACATCCACCCCTCTAGCAGCAGCAGCCTCTGAGAAGGTCCTTCCTAAAGCTGGATCCgcatctgtctccccagcacccactcCATCAGTCTCTCTGCCTCTTGCACCCTCCCCAGTTCCCCCTCTGCTTCCTAAACAGCCATTTCTGCCGTCCTCACCTGGGCTGGTGCTGGAATCACCCCGTAAGCCCTCAGCCCCTGCTGATGAGGATGAGCTGCCGCCTCTGATTCCCCCGGAACCAATCTCGGGGGGAGTGCCTTTCCAGTCGGTCCTCGTCAACATGCCCACCCCCAAACCTGCTGGgatccctgccccagccccctctGCCAAGCAGCCTGTTCTGAAGAACAACAAGG GGTCTGGAACAGAATCTGACAGTGATGAATCAGTACCAGAGCTCGAGGAACAGGATTCCACACAGGCAACCACACAACAAGCCCAG CTGGCAGCAGCAGCTGAAATCGATGAAGAACCAGTCAGTAAAGCAAAACAGAGCCGGAGTGAAAAGAAGGCACGGAAG GCTATGTCAAAACTGGGTCTTAGACAGGTTACAGGAGTTACTAGAGTCACTATCCGGAAATCTAAGAATATCCTCTTTGTCATCACAAAACCAGACGTCTACAAGAGTCCAGCTTCAGATACCTACATAGTTTTTGGGGAAGCCAAG ATCGAGGATTTATCTCAGCAAGCACAGCTAGCAGCTGCTGAGAAATTCAAAGTTCAAGGTGAGGCTGTTTCAAACATTCAAGAAAACACACAGACTCCAACTGTACAAGAGGAGAGTGAAGAAGAAGAG GTTGATGAAACGGGTGTGGAAGTTAAGGACATAGAATTGGTCATGTCACAAGCAAATGTGTCAAGAGCAAAGGCAGTCCGAGCCTTGAAGAACAACAGTAATGATATTGTAAATGCTATTATG gaATTAACAATGTAA
- the NACA gene encoding nascent polypeptide-associated complex subunit alpha isoform X2 produces MPGEATETVPATEQELPQPQAETAVRSLSSALSVTAALGQPDPALPPPSSLAPQHCPLATPNQPPPFLSPSAVASTPFEAPFPQSSSGIALPLGSAPSLPDTPAFLPNLMGPPISPAALALASPMITPTLKGAHSSSAPLALVALAPHSVQKSYPPNPLSAPPSVAEAQSGSVRSLPAPIASPEPQTSPIQAPSEVVPGPKGTPIPTGIVSAVPSHFITPLASVQSGVASCPQTLPPTPLTITSSQVKGIPVSSARTSPQNSQSLSLKGPLSPPAALSLPTETIPVTPNVPPVFLTSLGSNLAPLHQSSLGSPAHPSSQTGPNVLSDPIVHTISGDHSSIGVSYPSQRSVIPPLPSRSEVVPAAVADFPTGAPAPPLALSVDKGPSTITCIASCSPSGSSHLAPSSPLSPTAPLILKGSPNATHHQPLVAQFPAASPGSPGLKEAPVSSVGTTPLVMTNLSTISTTSTTFEPFLPSSPGLVLESPRKPSAPADEDELPPLIPPEPISGGVPFQSVLVNMPTPKPAGIPAPAPSAKQPVLKNNKGSGTESDSDESVPELEEQDSTQATTQQAQLAAAAEIDEEPVSKAKQSRSEKKARKAMSKLGLRQVTGVTRVTIRKSKNILFVITKPDVYKSPASDTYIVFGEAKIEDLSQQAQLAAAEKFKVQGEAVSNIQENTQTPTVQEESEEEEVDETGVEVKDIELVMSQANVSRAKAVRALKNNSNDIVNAIMELTM; encoded by the exons ATGCCCGGTGAAGCCACAGAAACCGTCCCTGCTACAGAGCAGGAGTTGCCACAGCCCCAGGCTGAGACAG CTGTGCGTTCTCTGTCTTCAGCTTTGAGTGTCACTGCTGCCTTAGGGCAGCCTGaccctgcccttccccctccaTCCTCCCTGGCCCCCCAACACTGCCCTCTGGCAACCCCTAACCAGCCTccccccttcctttctccctctgctgtTGCCTCCACCCCTTTTGAAGCTCCTTTTCCCCAGTCATCCTCTGGGATAGCCCTGCCTTTGGGAtctgccccttccctccctgACACCCCAGCTTTCCTGCCAAACCTAATGGGGCCTCCCATCTCCCCAGCTGCCTTAGCTCTGGCCTCTCCCATGATTACTCCAACTCTGAAAGGTGCGCATTCCTCTTCAGCTCCCTTGGCTCTTGTGGCCTTGGCTCCCCACTCAGTGCAGAAGAGTTATCCACCTAATCCTCTTAGTGCACCTCCTTCAGTTGCTGAGGCTCAGTCAGGGTCAGTGAGATCTCTGCCAGCTCCCATTGCCTCCCCAGAACCACAGACCTCTCCTATTCAAGCTCCCTCTGAAGTAGTCCCTGGTCCAAAAGGTACTCCCATTCCTACAGGTATAGTCAGTGCTGTTCCTTCCCATTTTATAACTCCATTGGCCTCTGTTCAATCTGGAGTAGCCTCGTGTCCTCAAACACTACCTCCCACTCCCCTAACCATCACTTCCTCTCAGGTCAAAGGCATCCCTGTTTCCTCAGCTCGGACTTCTCCACAAAACTCTCAAAGCCTCAGCCTAAAGGGACCACTTAGTCCACCTGCTGCCTTATCTCTTCCAACTGAGACTATTCCTGTGACTCCCAACGTTCCCCCAGTTTTCCTCACTTCTTTGGGCTCTAATCTTGCACCTTTACATCAGAGTTCTCTTGGTTCTCCTGCCCACCCTTCAAGTCAAACAGGCCCTAATGTTCTGTCAGATCCTATAGTGCATACCATTTCTGGAGATCATTCTTCTATCGGGGTCTCTTACCCTTCTCAGAGGTCTGTaattcctccccttccttccagaAGTGAGGTGGTTCCCGCTGCTGTGGCTGATTTTCCAACAGGGGCTCCAGCTCCCCCTCTGGCTCTGTCTGTTGACAAAGGCCCCTCTACCATCACGTGCATAGCTTCCTGCAGCCCTTCTGGCTCCTCACATTTAGCTCCATCTTCTCCATTATCTCCTACAGCCCCTCTCATTCTCAAAGGCTCTCCTAATGCCACTCATCATCagcctttggtggcccagtttcctgctgcttctccagggAGTCCAGGCTTGAAAGAAGCTCCTGTTTCTTCTGTTGGAACCACCCCACTTGTGATGACTAACCTCTCTACAATTTCTACAACATCTACTACCTTTGAG CCATTTCTGCCGTCCTCACCTGGGCTGGTGCTGGAATCACCCCGTAAGCCCTCAGCCCCTGCTGATGAGGATGAGCTGCCGCCTCTGATTCCCCCGGAACCAATCTCGGGGGGAGTGCCTTTCCAGTCGGTCCTCGTCAACATGCCCACCCCCAAACCTGCTGGgatccctgccccagccccctctGCCAAGCAGCCTGTTCTGAAGAACAACAAGG GGTCTGGAACAGAATCTGACAGTGATGAATCAGTACCAGAGCTCGAGGAACAGGATTCCACACAGGCAACCACACAACAAGCCCAG CTGGCAGCAGCAGCTGAAATCGATGAAGAACCAGTCAGTAAAGCAAAACAGAGCCGGAGTGAAAAGAAGGCACGGAAG GCTATGTCAAAACTGGGTCTTAGACAGGTTACAGGAGTTACTAGAGTCACTATCCGGAAATCTAAGAATATCCTCTTTGTCATCACAAAACCAGACGTCTACAAGAGTCCAGCTTCAGATACCTACATAGTTTTTGGGGAAGCCAAG ATCGAGGATTTATCTCAGCAAGCACAGCTAGCAGCTGCTGAGAAATTCAAAGTTCAAGGTGAGGCTGTTTCAAACATTCAAGAAAACACACAGACTCCAACTGTACAAGAGGAGAGTGAAGAAGAAGAG GTTGATGAAACGGGTGTGGAAGTTAAGGACATAGAATTGGTCATGTCACAAGCAAATGTGTCAAGAGCAAAGGCAGTCCGAGCCTTGAAGAACAACAGTAATGATATTGTAAATGCTATTATG gaATTAACAATGTAA
- the NACA gene encoding nascent polypeptide-associated complex subunit alpha isoform X4 → MPGEATETVPATEQELPQPQAETGSGTESDSDESVPELEEQDSTQATTQQAQLAAAAEIDEEPVSKAKQSRSEKKARKAMSKLGLRQVTGVTRVTIRKSKNILFVITKPDVYKSPASDTYIVFGEAKIEDLSQQAQLAAAEKFKVQGEAVSNIQENTQTPTVQEESEEEEVDETGVEVKDIELVMSQANVSRAKAVRALKNNSNDIVNAIMELTM, encoded by the exons ATGCCCGGTGAAGCCACAGAAACCGTCCCTGCTACAGAGCAGGAGTTGCCACAGCCCCAGGCTGAGACAG GGTCTGGAACAGAATCTGACAGTGATGAATCAGTACCAGAGCTCGAGGAACAGGATTCCACACAGGCAACCACACAACAAGCCCAG CTGGCAGCAGCAGCTGAAATCGATGAAGAACCAGTCAGTAAAGCAAAACAGAGCCGGAGTGAAAAGAAGGCACGGAAG GCTATGTCAAAACTGGGTCTTAGACAGGTTACAGGAGTTACTAGAGTCACTATCCGGAAATCTAAGAATATCCTCTTTGTCATCACAAAACCAGACGTCTACAAGAGTCCAGCTTCAGATACCTACATAGTTTTTGGGGAAGCCAAG ATCGAGGATTTATCTCAGCAAGCACAGCTAGCAGCTGCTGAGAAATTCAAAGTTCAAGGTGAGGCTGTTTCAAACATTCAAGAAAACACACAGACTCCAACTGTACAAGAGGAGAGTGAAGAAGAAGAG GTTGATGAAACGGGTGTGGAAGTTAAGGACATAGAATTGGTCATGTCACAAGCAAATGTGTCAAGAGCAAAGGCAGTCCGAGCCTTGAAGAACAACAGTAATGATATTGTAAATGCTATTATG gaATTAACAATGTAA